Proteins found in one Populus alba chromosome 14, ASM523922v2, whole genome shotgun sequence genomic segment:
- the LOC118041768 gene encoding uncharacterized protein, with the protein MKGVGGPLLCIGDLLSDLAEKEEEEKDVVSAAAAADRLSPPSSVSDSKNNSLRSLDLTKLFEEEYDRLNQALDGTDHSWTALTLKLCTSLETANKLVQSTNSNVGLLSEKVEGLEKIVRRGDSAVAAARAIHVSLNQKGGPFIGSQNV; encoded by the exons ATGAAAGGAGTAGGAGGGCCACTGCTATGCATAGGAGATTTATTAAGCGATCTTGcagaaaaggaggaagaagaaaaggatgttGTCTCCGCAGCAGCTGCAGCTGATCGGTTGTCTCCTCCATCATCAGTTTCTGATTCCAAAAATAACAGTCTTCGATCCTTAGACCTCACCAAACTCTTCGAg gAAGAGTATGACCGCTTGAATCAAGCACTTGACGGAACTGATCACTCATGGACTGCTCTTACTCTTAAG TTATGCACTTCCCTAGAAACTGCAAACAAATTGGTTCAATCGACAAACTCAAATGTTGGGTTGCTGTCTGAGAAAGTTGAAGGGCTGGAGAAAATTGTTAGGAGAGGAGACTCAGCTGTAGCAGCAGCCAGGGCCATCCATGTTTCTCTAAACCAAAAGGGAGGACCATTTATTGGCAGTCAGAATGTCTAA